A window from Candidatus Arthromitus sp. SFB-rat-Yit encodes these proteins:
- a CDS encoding ABC transporter ATP-binding protein: protein MLKSFISYYAPYKKLFFMDMLAAFLVAMIDLVYPMITRSIINDAVPNRNIRMIFVFCIVLLVIFIIKAGLNYFIQYYGHVMGVRMQGDMRRKVFKHLQRLPNEYFSNNKTGVIMSRIVNDLMEISELAHHGPEDVFVSIVMFVGSFALLFRINVPLTILIFAFVPVIVTFSIIKRRKMSSAFRETRIKTGDVNATIENSISGIRVTRSFVNEKSELDKFENSNDMFRKAREYAYKKMGEFFSGTFFLVDILELIALIASAVFTFNGYITIGDFVAYVLYVKMFIQPIRKLINFSDQFQNGMSGFQRFQELLKVETEKESNNAIELKNVKGEISIDNVTFRYESNNEEVFNGFNLKIEAGKTIALVGPSGGGKTTICSLIPRFYDVNEGSIRIDGIDVRDVTLESLRRNIGIVSQEVFLFTGTIRDNIVIGKPDASDEEVKDACIKASIHNFIIGLKDGYDTFVGERGLKLSGGQKQRISIARVFLKDPKIMILDEATSALDNITEREIQESLEKLSKGRTNIIVAHRLSTIQNADEILLIGKSGIVERGSHEELINKGGIYKSLYSRV, encoded by the coding sequence ATGTTAAAAAGTTTTATAAGCTATTATGCTCCATATAAAAAATTGTTTTTTATGGATATGTTAGCAGCGTTTTTGGTTGCTATGATAGATTTAGTTTATCCAATGATAACACGTAGCATAATAAATGATGCTGTACCAAATAGAAACATAAGAATGATATTTGTATTTTGCATAGTTTTGCTTGTTATTTTTATTATTAAAGCTGGACTTAATTATTTTATACAGTATTATGGACACGTTATGGGAGTTAGGATGCAGGGAGACATGAGAAGAAAGGTATTTAAACATCTTCAAAGATTACCTAACGAATATTTTAGCAATAATAAAACTGGTGTTATTATGTCGAGAATTGTGAATGATCTTATGGAAATATCTGAGCTTGCACATCATGGTCCAGAAGATGTGTTTGTATCTATCGTTATGTTTGTTGGTTCATTTGCTTTATTATTTAGAATAAATGTTCCTCTTACTATACTTATATTTGCTTTTGTCCCTGTCATAGTTACATTTTCAATAATTAAGCGTAGGAAAATGAGTAGTGCATTTAGAGAAACTAGAATTAAAACAGGAGATGTAAATGCAACTATTGAAAATTCTATTTCAGGGATTAGAGTTACAAGATCGTTTGTAAATGAAAAGAGTGAACTCGATAAATTTGAAAATTCAAATGATATGTTTAGAAAAGCACGGGAATATGCGTATAAAAAAATGGGAGAGTTCTTTTCGGGAACTTTTTTCTTGGTTGATATTCTTGAGCTTATTGCACTTATAGCATCTGCTGTATTTACATTTAATGGATATATTACTATAGGTGATTTTGTTGCCTATGTCTTGTATGTTAAGATGTTTATCCAGCCAATAAGAAAGCTTATAAACTTTTCTGATCAATTTCAAAATGGTATGAGTGGTTTTCAAAGATTCCAAGAGCTTTTGAAAGTTGAAACGGAAAAAGAATCAAATAATGCGATAGAACTTAAAAATGTTAAGGGAGAAATTAGTATAGATAACGTGACGTTTAGATATGAGAGCAACAATGAGGAAGTATTTAATGGTTTTAATCTTAAAATTGAAGCTGGGAAGACAATTGCTCTTGTTGGACCATCTGGTGGAGGAAAAACAACTATATGTAGTTTGATTCCAAGATTTTATGATGTGAATGAAGGAAGCATAAGGATTGATGGAATTGATGTGAGAGATGTTACTTTGGAGTCTTTAAGGAGAAACATTGGAATTGTATCTCAAGAGGTATTTTTGTTTACGGGAACTATAAGGGATAATATAGTTATAGGAAAGCCGGATGCAAGCGATGAAGAAGTTAAGGATGCGTGTATTAAGGCAAGTATTCATAATTTTATAATTGGTCTTAAAGATGGATATGATACTTTTGTTGGAGAGAGAGGACTTAAACTTTCGGGAGGTCAAAAACAAAGAATATCTATTGCGAGGGTTTTTCTTAAAGATCCTAAAATTATGATATTAGATGAAGCGACATCAGCACTTGATAATATAACAGAACGTGAGATTCAAGAGTCTTTGGAGAAATTATCAAAAGGTAGGACAAATATAATCGTTGCACATAGGCTTTCAACAATACAAAAT